A genomic region of Nymphaea colorata isolate Beijing-Zhang1983 chromosome 2, ASM883128v2, whole genome shotgun sequence contains the following coding sequences:
- the LOC116247263 gene encoding thioredoxin-like protein YLS8 isoform X1, which produces MSYLLPHLHSGWAVDQAILSEEERVVLIRFGHDWDDTCMQMDEVLASVAETIKNFAVIYLVDITEVPNFNTMYELYDPSTVMFFFRNKHIMIDLRTGNNNKINWALKDKQEFIDIVETVYRGARKGRGLVIAPKDYSTKYRY; this is translated from the exons ATGTCGTACCTCCTTCCTCATCTTCATTCTGGCTGGGCCGTCGATCAGGCCATACTTTCAGAGGAAGAGCGGGTCGTCCTAATTCGTTTTGGACATGATTGGGATGATACCTGTATGCAG ATGGACGAGGTGCTTGCTTCAGTTGCGGAGACCATAAAGAATTTCGCTGTCATCTACCTGGTTGATATAACAGAGGTGCCCAACTTCAACACCATGTATGAGCTATACGACCCGTCGACGGTGATGTTCTTCTTTAGGAACAAGCACATCATGATCGACCTGCGCACgggcaacaacaacaagatCAACTGGGCCCTGAAGGACAAGCAAGAATTCATCGACATCGTCGAGACCGTATACCGTGGGGCCAGGAAGGGCCGAGGTCTGGTCATCGCACCGAAGGATTACTCGACCAAGTACCGTTACTAG
- the LOC116247261 gene encoding plastid division protein CDP1, chloroplastic, whose protein sequence is MAFSKVALGVSASCNLSGLHEERRPVLFSDLVQGLRVPKVSSPGASLGARRRRCEAQGRGRLKLAEETRTVENGHSRSSVDIPVSCYQILGIPNQAEKDEIVKSVMELRNAEIEDGYTLDAVIAREELLMDVRDKLLFEPEYAGNAREKVPPRASLHISWTWLPGALCLLQEVGEVKLVLEMGRAALQRPDAKPYVHDLLLSMALAECSIAKHAFEMGKVSQGFEALARGQYLLRSKTSLENLPLLNQIEESLEELAPACTLELLSLPHTPENAERRRGAIAALRELLRQGLEVETSCRVRDWPCFLGQAMTKLMATEIVDLLSWDVLAVTRKNKKSLESQNQRVVIDFNCFYIALLAHIALGFSTKQMDLINKSKTMCECLEAFEGINLKFEESLCALLLGLGSEKVVAENFQLLESNQNPSSQKVETGHKEAEDGKNIYPSLEKWLKNSALGLFTDTKDCSPSLAEFFGGEKKNYIIGRQKKRTEHASTSVSQKSSFVLPPPHKLGASEDSFQKIDSTRHLGSATRQLAPSSLQSQLLGDSVHSGASPLPMQMNRNIDLSQEKAWESWWAVGESKGRLTVAALVLCVVFTTFKMFHVRLGQKNGTPLKLSTTAFAWTADGASDSVVRATKPSIFGRMTELFAVFKNQLHPRSHSLTNKSMWPADDLLALIKPPTSTGGMLHRRQMSLEEAETLVKQWQTIKAEALGPHHHLQSLPDILCDSMLDQWQALAETAMSSSCFWRFLLLQLSILRADILSDGAGWEMAEIDAILEEAAELVDESLPKNPNYYSTYQIRYVLKRQNDGSWRFCGCGIQTPG, encoded by the exons ATGGCCTTTTCGAAGGTAGCGCTTGGCGTCTCGGCTTCCTGTAACCTGAGCGGATTGCACGAAGAGAGAAGGCCTGTCTTGTTCTCCGATTTGGTCCAGGGTTTGCGAGTGCCGAAGGTCTCGTCGCCTGGGGCATCTCTGGGCGCCCGGCGGAGGAGGTGTGAGGCTCAGGGCCGGGGGAGGCTGAAGTTGGCGGAGGAGACGAGGACGGTGGAGAATGGGCACTCGCGGTCTAGCGTCGACATCCCCGTCAGCTGCTATCAG ATTTTAGGAATTCCTAATCAGGCAGAGAAAGATGAAATCGTTAAATCTGTCATGGAACTGAGAAATGCAGAGATTGAAGATGGATACACCCTGGATGCAGTCATAGCACGTGAG GAATTATTGATGGATGTGCGAGATAAGCTGCTCTTTGAGCCAGAATATGCTGGTAATGCACGAGAGAAGGTGCCTCCTAGAGCTTCTCTTCACATATCATGGACCTGGTTGCCTGGAGCTCTCTGTCTTTTGCAGGAG GTTGGGGAGGTGAAGTTAGTGTTAGAGATGGGCCGAGCAGCTCTTCAGCGCCCTGATGCTAAGCCATACGTTCACGATCTTCTCCTATCTATGGCACTAGCTGAG TGCTCAATTGCCAAACATGCTTTTGAGATGGGGAAAGTATCCCAAGGGTTTGAGGCCCTTGCCCGTGGTCAGTATCTACTTAGGAGCAAGACATCTTTAGAAAATCTGCCGCTCCTTAACCAG ATTGAGGAATCATTGGAGGAGCTTGCACCTGCTTGCACTTTGGAGCTGCTTAGCTTGCCACATACACCTGAGAATGCAGAACGCCGTCGAGGAGCAATTGCAGCTTTACGTGAACTGCTTAGGCAAGGCCTTGAAGTTGAAACTTCATGCAGAGTTCGGGATTGGCCTTGCTTCCTTGGTCAGGCGATGACGAAACTGATGGCTACTGAAATAGTTGATCTTCTTTCATGGGATGTGTTGGCTGTTACTCGTAAAAACAAGAAATCTCTCGAATCACAGAACCAACGGGTTGTCATTGACTTCAATTGCTTCTATATAGCTTTGTTGGCTCACATTGCTCTGGGATTTTCCACTAAGCAGATGGACCTG ATAAATAAATCTAAAACCATGTGTGAGTGTCTGGAAGCATTTGAAGGAAtaaatttgaagtttgaagaatCTCTTTGTGCTTTACTTCTGGGACTG GGAAGTGAGAAGGTTGTGGCTGAAAATTTTCAGCTGCTTGAATCCAATCAAAATCCATCTTCACAGAAAGTTGAGACTGGCCATAAGGAAGCTGAGGATGGCAAGAATATTTATCCTTCATTG GAAAAGTGGCTGAAGAATTCTGCACTTGGTTTGTTCACCGATACAAAGGATTGCTCTCCATCGTTG GCTGAATTTTTTGGCGGAGAGAAGAAGAATTATATTATTGGCAGGCAGAAGAAAAGGACTGAACATGCAAGCACAAGTGTGAGCCAGAAATCTTCTTTCGTTCTCCCTCCTCCTCATAAGCTTGGGGCATCCGAAGATTCTTTCCAGAAAATTGATTCCACGCGGCATCTGGGTTCTGCAACACGGCAACTAGCACCCTCTAGTTTGCAGAGCCAATTGCTGGGAGACAGTGTTCATAGTGGTGCTAGCCCTTTGCCCATGCAAATGAACAGAAACATTGATCTGTCACAGGAGAAAGCTTGGGAAAGCTGGTGGGCAGTGGGTGAGTCAAAAGGGAGATTAACTGTGGCAGCTCTAGTCCTCTGCGTTGTTTTCACAACCTTCAAGATGTTTCATGTTCGACTTGGGCAGAAGAATGGTACTCCCTTGAAATTAAGCACAACCGCGTTTGCTTGGACAGCAGATGGTGCTTCGGACTCTGTCGTTCGTGCCACAAAACCCAGCATATTTGGGAGGATGACGGAACTCTTTGCTGTATTTAAGAACCAACTACATCCTCGGTCTCATTCACTAACCAACAAGAGTATGTGGCCTGCTGATGATCTGTTAGCTCTTATTAAGCCACCCACGAGTACTGGTGGTATGCTTCACAGACGACAAATGTCCCTAGAAGAGGCAGAGACTTTGGTAAAGCAGTGGCAGACAATCAAAGCTGAAGCGTTAGGTCCTCACCATCACCTCCAGAGCCTTCCTGATATCCTCTGTGACTCCATGCTCGATCAG TGGCAAGCTCTAGCAGAGACTGCAATGTCGAGTTCATGTTTTTGGAGATTTCTACTCCTGCAGTTGTCCATCCTACGGGCTGATATTTTGTCAGATGGGGCCGGCTGGGAGATGGCGGAAATCGATGCGATATTGGAGGAGGCGGCTGAACTTGTTGATGAATCTTTGCCTAAGAATCCAAATTATTACAG TACATACCAAATCCGTTAtgttttgaaaagacaaaatgaTGGGTCATGGAGGTTCTGTGGCTGTGGAATTCAGACTCCTGGTTGA
- the LOC116247644 gene encoding DNA-binding protein RHL1: MAPPAKKREKSSEGSGEAAEERPREPVAKRRRAAEKEAAPEVDEQRERLRRFAVENGLLSHCRATTSAPLLPSKTAIKQDGRDIVKKGARKNRFLFALPGLFAPISGGKIGELADLHTKKPVLYIDFPQGRMKLFGTIIYPKNKYLTLQLAKTSKSILCEDWFENMVVFSDAWWIGTKEENPEELKLEFPESLKEVKHTEYDFKGGVGDTPMDTSCMDKSSHKHAAALSPKPELTDDASDDSRPLTADTSNDVLEVTPIRHSARTAGKTITYAEASSGDEDVDNGSSKEGSESNGASAIEEKKHDQQPRNSKKEVPGSVDGEDGHGRAQGVPSVKAKQSPLTAERSRGNSKSKQGGLVQTTLATLFEKVEKSKKSPRASPASKGSNCKVQSTNSKKKASPKGVKGPINYQNNHKSTGSGTKASGKQKQSKAFDVCEDDIEEISSD, translated from the exons ATGGCTCCGCCGGCGAAGAAGCGCGAGAAGTCATCGGAAGGAAGCGGCGAGGCGGCGGAGGAGCGGCCGCGGGAGCCCGTGGCGAAGAGGCGCAGGGCGGCAGAGAAGGAGGCAGCTCCCGAGGTCGACGAGCAGCGGGAGCGGCTACGCCGCTTCGCTGTGGAGAACGGCCTGCTTTCTCACTGCCGGGCGACCACTAGTGCGCCGCTGCTTCCGTCGAAGACCGCCATAAAGCAGGACGGCCGCGACATCGTGAAGAAAGGCGCCCGGAAGAACCGGTTCCTCTTCGCGCTCCCCGGCCTCTTCGCTCCCATTTCCGGTGGTAAGATCGGCGAGCTCGCTGACCTCCACACGAAGAAGCCCGTCCTCTACATCGATTTCCCCCAG GGACGGATGAAGCTGTTCGGCACTATCATTTACCCGAAGAACAAGTATCTGACCTTGCAACTGGCGAAAACATCAAAGAGCATCTTATGTGAAGATTGGTTTGAGAATATG GTTGTGTTTTCTGATGCCTGGTGGATTGggaccaaagaagaaaatccTGAGGAGCTTAAGCTCGAATTTCCAGAAAGTTTGAAAGAG GTGAAGCACACAGAGTACGATTTTAAAGGTGGAGTTGGTGATACACCAATGGATACTTCTTGCATGGATAAATCTTCTCACAAGCATGCAGCAGCACTTTCTCCTAAACCTGAATTGACTGATGATGCTTCTGATGATTCTCGGCCTTTGACTGCTGACACATCAAATGATGTCTTGGAAGTTACACCCATTAGACATTCTGCTAGAACAGCTGGAAAAACTATCAC ATATGCTGAAGCTTCTTCAGGAGATGAAGATGTTGACAATGGCAGTTCCAAGGAAGGATCTGAATCCAATGGAGCATCTGcgatagaagaaaagaaacatgatCAACAG CCAAGAAACTCCAAGAAGGAAGTTCCTGGCTCTGTTGATGGTGAAGATGGTCACGGAAGAGCACAGGGTGTTCCTTCAGTTAAAGCTAAGCAGTCGCCTTTGACTGCTGAGAGATCAAGAGGAAATTCCAAGAGTAAACAAGGAGGATTAGTGCAAACTACTTTAGCAACTTTATTTGAGAAAGTGGAG AAATCAAAGAAGAGCCCAAGAGCATCCCCAGCATCAAAAG GATCTAATTGCAAGGTACAATcaacaaattcaaagaaaaaggcCAGCCCCAAAGGG GTTAAAGGGCCTATCAATTATCAAAATAATCACAAAAGTACAGGAAGTG GGACTAAAGCTTCAGGGAAACAAAAACAGTCAAAG GCTTTTGATGTTTGCGAGGATGATATAGAAGAGATATCAAGCGATTGA
- the LOC116247645 gene encoding protein ROOT PRIMORDIUM DEFECTIVE 1 codes for MLRYAVSRWPLSSSSSSIILIPGMRKKTTSAQSVESRHRDPTFEKLMRHQRHVTKIATIQSLVYANPDLSLPLSFLSRLSQRLHLSRGAPSFLRKFPHVFSISSAKPLAVRFTDAADEVFRQEADTLDRSKPEAIDRLRRLLSMSASRTLPLRAIFKVWRELGLPDDFEDSVIAENPGIFALVDNPNEPSTHLLRLVETMALPPVPAVERWRDEEYRQNRKDLEEIRFGFCHGFPPGMRLSKEFRAKTKEWQSLPYWGPYEDVGRVDFSKSRSRSRTGIKKMEKRAVGIVHEFLSLTVEKMVEVEKISQFRKWFRIDLNMRDLFLDHSGMFYLSTKGKTHTVFLREAYDRGRLIDPNPVYLARRKMLDLVMMGRRSSGCGEYDGKLESGDESSESECEEESAWVN; via the coding sequence ATGTTGAGGTACGCCGTTTCCCGGTGGCCgttgtcttcctcctcctcttccatcATCCTCATCCCAGGAATGAGGAAGAAGACGACGTCTGCTCAGTCGGTGGAGTCGCGCCACAGGGACCCCACCTTCGAGAAGCTCATGCGCCACCAGAGGCACGTCACCAAGATCGCTACCATACAGTCCCTGGTTTACGCCAACCCCGACCTCTCGTTacccctctcttttctctccaGGCTGAGTCAGCGCCTCCACCTCTCCAGGGGCGCTCCTTCCTTCCTCCGCAAGTTCCCCCACGTCTTCTCAATCTCCTCCGCGAAGCCGCTCGCCGTCCGGTTCACCGACGCCGCGGACGAGGTCTTCCGCCAGGAGGCCGACACCCTCGACCGGTCGAAGCCCGAGGCCATCGACCGCCTTAGGCGCTTGCTTTCGATGTCTGCCTCCCGTACCCTCCCTCTCCGAGCGATCTTCAAGGTATGGAGAGAACTGGGTCTCCCGGACGACTTCGAGGATTCTGTCATCGCCGAGAACCCCGGTATCTTCGCCCTCGTCGATAACCCTAACGAACCCAGCACCCACTTGCTGAGACTCGTGGAAACAATGGCCTTGCCGCCGGTTCCAGCAGTTGAGAGATGGAGGGATGAGGAGTACCGGCAGAACCGAAAGGACCTGGAGGAAATAAGGTTCGGATTCTGTCATGGCTTCCCTCCTGGTATGCGATTGAGCAAGGAATTCAGGGCCAAGACTAAGGAATGGCAGAGTTTGCCCTATTGGGGTCCTTATGAAGATGTTGGGCGCGTCGATTTCAGTAAGAGCAGGAGCCGGTCGAGGACTGGGATCAAGAAGATGGAGAAACGGGCAGTGGGGATCGTTCACGAGTTCTTGAGCTTGACAGTGGAGAAGATGGTGGAGGTGGAGAAAATCAGCCAATTCAGGAAGTGGTTCAGGATCGATCTCAACATGAGGGATTTGTTCCTGGACCATTCGGGGATGTTCTACCTATCGACCAAGGGGAAAACCCATACCGTGTTCCTGAGAGAGGCTTACGATCGTGGCCGCCTGATCGATCCGAATCCAGTCTATCTCGCAAGGAGGAAGATGCTTGATCTTGTTATGATGGGCCGACGGAGCAGTGGCTGTGGTGAATATGACGGGAAGCTCGAAAGTGGCGACGAGAGCTCTGAATCCGAATGCGAAGAAGAAAGCGCTTGGGTGAATTGA
- the LOC116247186 gene encoding DNA-directed RNA polymerase II subunit RPB2 produces the protein MYAGEEIDDDNEEEEITQEDAWAVISAYFEEKGLVRQQLDSFDEFIQNTMQEIVDESADIEVRPESQHNPGRQADFAETIYKISFGQIYLSKPMMTESDGETATLFPKAARLRNLTYSAPLYVDVTKRVIKKGHDSEELVEKQDFTKVFIGKVPIMLRSSYCTLYQNSEKDLTELGECPYDQGGYFIINGSEKVLIAQEKMSTNHVYVFKKRQPNKYAYVAEVRSMAESQNRPPSSMFVRMLSRTSAKGGSSGQYIRATLPYIRTEIPIIIVFRALGFVADKDILEHICYDFSDTQMMEMLRPSLEEAFVIQNQQVALDYIGKRGSTVGVTKEKRIKYAKEILQKEMLPHVGVGEYCETKKAYYFGYIIHRLLLCALGRRPEDDRDHYGNKRLDLAGPLLGGLFRMLFRKLTRDVKTYVQKCVDNGKDVNLQFAIKAKTITSGLKYSLATGNWGQANAAGTRAGVSQVLNRLTYASTLSHLRRLNSPIGREGKLAKPRQLHNSHWGMMCPAETPEGQACGLVKNLALMVYITVGSAANPILEFLEEWSTENFEEISPAVIPQATKIFVNGCWVGIHRNPELLVKTLRQLRRQVDVNTEVGVIRDIRLKELRLYTDYGRCSRPLFIVEKQRLLIKKKDIRALQLRETQEEGWHDLVAKGFIEYIDTEEEETTMISMTISDLVSARLNPEEAYSETYTHCEIHPSLILGVCASIIPFPDHNQSPRNTYQSAMGKQAMGIYVTNYQLRMDTLAYVLYYPQKPLVTTRAMEHLHFRQLPAGINAIVAIACYSGYNQEDSVIMNQSSIDRGFFRSLFFRSYRDEEKKMGTLVKEDFGRPNRENTMGMRHGSYDKLDDDGLAPPGTRVSGEDVIIGKTSPISQDDSQGQASRYTRRDHSTSLRHSESGMVDQVLLTTNADGLRFVKVRMRSVRIPQIGDKFSSRHGQKGTVGMTYCQEDMPWTVEGITPDIIVNPHAIPSRMTIGQLIECIMGKVAAHMGKEGDATPFTDVTVDNISKALHKCGYQMRGFETMYNGHTGRRLSAMIFLGPTYYQRLKHMVDDKIHSRGRGPVQILTRQPAEGRSRDGGLRFGEMERDCMIAHGAAHFLKERLFDQSDAYRIHVCERCGLIAIANLKKNSFECRGCKNKTEIVQVYIPYACKLLFQELMSMAIAPRMLTKEIKKSKDQKKK, from the exons ATGTATGCGGGGGAAGAGATCGACGATGACAACGAAGAGGAGGAGATCACCCAGGAGGATGCCTGGGCCGTTATCAGTGCCTACTTCGAGGAGAAGGGTTTGGTGCGGCAGCAGCTCGATTCCTTCGACGAGTTCATTCAGAATACCATGCAGGAGATTGTTGACGAGTCTGCCGACATCGAAGTACGGCCGGAGTCCCAGCACAACCCGGGGCGTCAGGCGGACTTTGCGGAG ACCATTTATAAGATCAGTTTCGGTCAGATATACTTGAGCAAACCCATGATGACAGAATCAGATGGAGAAACTGCAACTTTGTTTCCCAAGGCTGCTAGGTTGAGGAACTTGACTTACTCAGCCCCGTTATACGTGGATGTCACAAAAAGAGTAATTAAGAAAGGGCATGACTCGGAAGAGCTCGTAGAGAAGCAGGATTTCACTAAAGTCTTCATTGGAAAG GTCCCAATTATGCTTCGTTCTAGTTACTGCACATTGTATCAGAACTCCGAGAAAGATCTAACAGAACTTGGGGAATGCCCATACGACCAAGGTGGCTATTTCATCATCAATGGCAGTGAAAAAGTTTTGATTGCACAAGAGAAGATGAGTACAAATCATGtatatgttttcaaaaaaagacaGCCAAACAAGTATGCATACGTAGCAGAGGTACGATCTATGGCCGAGTCACAGAATAGGCCACCAAGCAGCATGTTTGTTCGAATGCTCTCTCGGACCAGTGCTAAAGGG GGTTCCTCTGGACAATATATTCGAGCTACTCTCCCTTACATCAGGACAGAGATCCCAATAATTATTGTGTTCAGAGCACTTGGGTTTGTTGCTGACAAGGACATATTAGAGCACATCTGTTATGACTTCTCTGACACTCAGATGATGGAGATGCTTCGTCCATCACTAGAGGAAGCTTTTGTTATCCAAAATCAACAG GTCGCGTTGGACTACATTGGGAAGAGAGGATCAACAGTAGGTGTTACAAAGGAGAAGCGGATCAA GTATGCCAAGGAGATTCTACAGAAGGAAATGCTTCCGCATGTTGGGGTCGGAGAATattgtgaaacaaaaaaagcatattattttgG ATATATCATCCATCGTCTTCTACTGTGTGCTCTTGGTCGGAGGCCTGAGGATGATAGGGATCACTATGGAAACAAGAGGCTGGACCTTGCAGGTCCTTTGCTTGGAGGCCTGTTCAGAATG CTTTTCCGCAAGCTGACAAGGGATGTTAAAACATATGTCCAAAAG TGTGTAGATAATGGAAAGGATGTAAATCTTCAATTTGCAATTAAAGCTAAGACAATTACTAGTGGTTTGAAATACTCTCTTGCTACTGGAAATTGGGGCCAAGCAAATGCTGCAGGGACAAGGGCAGGAGTTTCACAG GTGTTGAATCGTTTGACATATGCGTCAACCTTGTCCCATTTGCGGAGGTTAAACTCTCCAATTGGCCGTGAAG GGAAATTAGCAAAGCCACGTCAGCTGCACAATTCACATTGGGGAATGATGTGTCCTGCAGAGACACCTGAAGGACAG GCTTGTGGACTCGTGAAAAATTTAGCGTTAATGGTGTATATAACAGTGGGTTCAGCTGCAAATCCTATCTTAGAGTTTCTTGAAGAATGGAGCACTGAAAATTTTGAG GAAATATCTCCCGCTGTCATTCCTCaagcaactaaaatttttgtcaacGGGTGTTGGGTTGGCATACACCGCAATCCTGAACTTTTGGTGAAAACCCTCAGACAACTCAGAAGACAG GTCGATGTTAATACAGAAGTGGGTGTTATTCGAGACATCCGCTTGAAAGAGCTCCGCCTGTATACTGACTATGGTCGCTGCAGTCGTCCTTTGTTCATTGTAGAAAAACAAAGATTACtaattaagaaaaaagacaTTCGAGCTCTTCAGCTAAGG GAAACCCAGGAGGAAGGTTGGCATGATCTTGTGGCAAAAGGTTTCATAGAATATATAGAtacagaagaagaggaaaccACAATGATTTCAATGACTATTTCA GATTTAGTCAGTGCAAGGCTCAATCCTGAGGAGGCTTACTCAGAGACATACACCCATTGTGAAATCCATCCATCATTAATACTTGGCGTCTGTGCTTCTATCATCCCATTCCCTGATCACAATCAG TCTCCTCGTAACACATACCAGTCGGCAATGGGTAAGCAAGCTATGGGAATATATGTCACCAACTATCAACTGCGAATG GATACTTTGGCATATGTTCTTTACTACCCTCAGAAGCCTCTTGTTACTACACGTGCCATGGAGCATTTACATTTCAGACAGCTGCCTGCTGGAATT AACGCTATTGTTGCTATTGCCTGTTACTCAGGATACAATCAGGAAGATTCTGTTATCATGAATCAATCTTCGATTGATCGTGGATTCTTCCGGTCGTTGTTTTTCCGTTCGTACAG GGATGAGGAGAAGAAAATGGGAACCCTTGTTAAAGAGGATTTTGGACGTCCCAATCGGGAGAATACAATG GGCATGCGGCATGGATCATATGACAAGTTGGATGATGATGGTCTTGCACCTCCT GGTACAAGAGTCTCAGGTGAGGATGTCATAATAGGGAAGACATCACCTATTTCTCAGGATGATTCACAAGGACAAGCATCACGTTATACAAGGCGTGATCATAGCACAAGCTTGCGCCATAGTGAAAGTGGCATGGTTGATCAG GTTTTGTTGACAACAAATGCTGATGGTTTGAGATTTGTGAAAGTGAGAATGAGATCTGTTCGTATTCCACAGATTGGAGATAAGTTTAGTAGTAGGCATGGACAAAAGGGTACTGTGGGTATGACATATTGCCAAGAGGATATGCCATGGACGGTGGAAGGCATTACACCTGACATTATTGTCAACCCACATGCTATTCCGTCTCGAATGACAATTGGGCAGCTGATTGAGTGCATCATGGGCAAAGTGGCAGCTCATATGGGAAAGGAAGGAGATGCTACTCCATTTACAGATGTCACA GTGGATAATATCAGCAAGGCCCTTCACAAATGTGGTTACCAGATGCGTGGCTTTGAGACCATGTACAATGGCCACACTGGTCGGAGACTTAGTGCTATGATATTTCTTGGTCCTACATATTACCAAAGGCTGAAGCATATGGTGGACGACAAGATTCACTCCCGTGGTCGTGGGCCTGTGCAAATTCTTACAAGGCAGCCAGCTGAGGGACGGTCTCGTGATGGAGGGTTGCGTTTTGGAGAGATGGAACGTGATTGTATGATTGCTCATGGAGCAGCACATTTCCTCAAGGAAAGACTTTTTGATCAAAGTGATGCATACAGGATTCATGTCTGTGAACGTTGTGGACTGATTGCAATTGCCAACCTCAAGAAGAACTCTTTCGAGTGTAGAGGATGCAAGAACAAGACTGAGATTGTTCAG GTCTACATACCATACGCCTGCAAGCTGTTATTCCAAGAGCTGATGTCCATGGCTATTGCACCGAGAATGCTTACCAAAGAGATTAAGAAGTCCAAagatcaaaagaagaaataa
- the LOC116247263 gene encoding thioredoxin-like protein YLS8 isoform X2: MDEVLASVAETIKNFAVIYLVDITEVPNFNTMYELYDPSTVMFFFRNKHIMIDLRTGNNNKINWALKDKQEFIDIVETVYRGARKGRGLVIAPKDYSTKYRY, translated from the coding sequence ATGGACGAGGTGCTTGCTTCAGTTGCGGAGACCATAAAGAATTTCGCTGTCATCTACCTGGTTGATATAACAGAGGTGCCCAACTTCAACACCATGTATGAGCTATACGACCCGTCGACGGTGATGTTCTTCTTTAGGAACAAGCACATCATGATCGACCTGCGCACgggcaacaacaacaagatCAACTGGGCCCTGAAGGACAAGCAAGAATTCATCGACATCGTCGAGACCGTATACCGTGGGGCCAGGAAGGGCCGAGGTCTGGTCATCGCACCGAAGGATTACTCGACCAAGTACCGTTACTAG